ATGTGGCATCCAGCAGCACAAAGAAAGGTTTTCCTCAGAGTCTCTCTGCTAATTAATTTGTTGTATATTGTCAAGGTGACTGTGGCAAGAGGTAACCCTTCAAGGCTTTCTAGATATTAAGTACTCAACAGTGGTTTGctaggactcaatgatccatggggtcctttCAAACTGTGCACTTTTAAGATTATGATTATTCCCTCATTCTGGTGGTGGTCTATGTAGCTTGCAGGGTACAAAGTGCTATCAGCCACATACAATCCAGGTGATCTCAACTGGTTCCTTCTTTGGGAATCAcaatggagattcaaaccctggaTCCAACCCACtcagctgttgttgttatgtgccatcaagtttccTCTGACTTAttggcaaccctatgaacgagCAATCTCCAAACTGTTCTGTCTTCAATTACCTTGTTGAGCTCTcataaattcaagcctgtggcttcctctagagagtcagtccatcttatatttgctcttcctctttccctgctgccttccactatTCCCTGCAttatttcttttccagagaatttcataatgtgcccaaagtaggacagccccagtttcaacattttttgcctccagagatatttcaggattgatttgctctgggacccacttgttcatccctctggcagtccagagtatctgcaaaactcttctccagcactacatttcaaacaaatcctttTATATTCCTGGCAGCTTTCTtaattgttcagctttcacattcaTACTTGGTAACTGGAAAGATAAGACTGGGGATGGTCTTGGTCTTGATTGCCAGTGACACACTTGATAATATTTGCTAATTCCTCCATTGCTGCCCGTCCTAGTCTCAGTGTTCTTCTGGTGTGTTGTCTGCAGTCTCCATGTGGACTGATAGAACAAAGGTATGCAAAATTTctgactatttcagtttcttcattgtcaagagTAAAGTTATGTACAGTAATTCTTTTGCAGtcatcatgatttttgtcttcttaacattcaactgtagtcctgctttggtattttcttctttcacttgccctaaaagtcatttcaagtcagtGCTGCTTTCCCCCAATAAGACGGTGTCATCTGAATCTAAAGCCCTGAAAGGCCAccctgtgcttttaaaaagtacccAGCCTTCTAAGGAAAACTGGTGTGCATAGCTGGTGAATGCCCAACAGATTAACAGGCATTATGAAAACAAGGTGGTGATAAATTACAGATAGAAATGCTGATACAAGGCACTAACGAAACTTCCTTTAACTCACCAGCCCTCAAGGGGTTAACTTTTTCTTGCCCCTTTAGTCTCCCACTGCTAAATTCCGCCATCAAACcaggaaataaaaggaagaacaagGGAACAAAGTTTTGTTAAAAACCCTGACCACATTTCCGTCTCTTTATGACATCAAAAACAAGCAGGCAGAGACAGACTTTATTGTTGGATATGCTTGCTTTCAGCAAGGAAGAAGCCAAGTCCTATATAAGTAAAGGTGGACTTTGTATTTTGTAAATGTCACAATGCATAGAAAATGGCATGAAAGAGCTGACCTGTTGCTCAGAACTATACAATAaacgagctttcatggattaaaacaccactttGTCAGGCTTGTttcagtgtgaagaacttaatgtctaaaattaaaaaaaaatctaaacatacATGACAAGATGGATTTAGTCAGAAAGTTGCTCTTAGATATTAAGTTGAGCAGTTCTTGGTAAGATGGGGTTCCCCAGGCTGGTCTCTTAGATGGAAGTCAGGAGTCTGGTTGCTGTCTTATGGTTACAGCTTGGGCAGCTGTGAGATGAGTGTTAACAACCCCTTTCCCCAAATATGGATTTAGCCAGCAAACTTGCTCTTAGATATTAGACCACTACAATATCATTAAAAGGTGACATGTTAATATGCATCTGCAGAGGTGAGGATTTTTCCTTCACCAAATTCTGCAGTGACCAACTGAAGGAGAATCTTGTGGGCCTTGGaagcttgctctttttttttttacagttttaggGATTCAATAAAACTATTACTTAGCCATGATTTCAGATTGTATAGGTGGACCATATGGAACTTCCAGGGTTTTATAGACAGGAGACCCACGCAGTGACACAGTGCATTTCTGTCTTATATCTAGCAAGTTATATTCCTGTAGACTTGCGGGAGTATAGCACGAAGAGAGGGAATTGTTGAAGAAAGAGTATGCAGAAAGATTTCGAATAAATTCTCAGACAATAGGCTTTCAGTAGATTACAGTCCAGATACTAGTGATCAACGGAAAGAGTTTCCAAAATGAAGATTCGTTTCTCTGTGTTTAATTTGCTGGCAGACTTGTTGCCAACGTTCGCCTGAATCTCTGCCCGCTGAAAATCCCAGTCAAAGTTGCCCGTCGGGCTACGTAAGATCTCAGTCCAAACGGTCCTAATTCTGGACCACTCCCGGAAAGCACACAGGCGTTCGCTTTTGTTCCTCAAGCTTTTGTTCCTCTTTCCCTTTCGCTTTCTGCTTCCCTGAGAGTAGAGGGAAGCGTTTGTAAGAGACTAGCGAAGGGCGACGGGTGGCTGATTCGAAGGTAAAGATACCCTACCCGTGTTAGAGGCGAGCCTGGGCTTGGGGAGGGGCAGAAGGGCTTAAAACCTCCAGAGAGCCTCGGGAAGTGAGCAAGGGATGTCCGGCTGCGCATCCGTGTTAAAACGCCGTGGCGGTTCCTAGGTGTGTGGGCGAGAGGAGGGCGAGGGCAGCCGAGCGGAAGGCGAAGGAGAAAAAGTCTCCTTCCACGTCTAAGGCACGGCCggagaaagttacatttttttttttttttggcttgcagCTCCCGGGATCCATATGTACTGCTCCCATATGCGTTAACTGTCCTCATAGCTAcatagggatttttaaaaaagaagaaaatcgtCGGGGGGAGGGTAAATCGTTGCATAGAATCACATTAAGATGAAACAGGAAGGTTCTGCTCTTGATTTTgtttgcgctctctctctctctctctctctctctctctgtgcgtgtgtgtgtgtgtgtgtttgtgtgtgtgtgtgtgagagagagagagagcatcaaaCGAATGAGAGGCCACCAGCTTTCAAGGAGTTCCTTCCATGAACTTGAGGGCAATTGATGAAATTGATGGCAATTGCTCTTGCCATCAAGAAGTCCCTTTTGATGTTTAGCAGAAATCTCCTTTCTTCTAATATCAATCCATGCTTTCAGGCCTTCCCTTTGAAAGCCACAAGAAAACATACATGCGCCATCTCTCATGTGGCAGTGATCCAAGTATTTAAAGATGCTTATTGTGTAAtctctcagccttctttttcaAAGCTAAACGTATACAACTACTTCAGCCAttcttcatagggcttagttTTCAGACCTTTCGCCATCTTTATCCACTATCTGGATACATTCTGGCACATTCATATTCTTCTTACACTGTGGTTCACAGAACTAGCCACAATATTCCAGGTGGTGTCTGAACAAAGCAGAAGAGTTCTATTATCTCCTTTGTTCTGGATGCTATAGTTCTGTTGATTTGGCCACATAATGCATTTGATTTTGTTTCTCGCTGTTGTGTCACACTGTTGAATAATGTTTAGTtgggatgagattttttttttaattaaagggcTTCCAGTCTTATACAGTAATTCGGTAggacacacacccacacccgcaGGGCCAAATTATGGTGGTGGAAGCCTTCGAACTGATAGGAGGTAGAACAGCCCCCTCACTTCCGTGCTGTTCCCATGCCATCTTTTTCACTTGGCAAGGAAAGCACACACACCCTTATCACTGCACAGTGGTTGTTGGAAGGATTCCCTGTGACTCTCAAAGGTGTGTGGAAGAATCTGATGGAGGCCACAAAGATCAACAATACATGAAATACATCTCAACATTTCTGCCATCTTTCTGTGTAAATGTAGCAAGCTTTCCATTCAATAAATTGTGAAAAGTATTCAAATTACAAGGAAGGAGATTGTGATTAAATATTAGGAACAGCTTTCTGACTGCAAGAGGAGCTTGACAGTGGAATAGGCTACCTTGGATTGTAATAGACTTTCTTTCATTGGAAGTTTTTCAATAGAGGTTGGATGACTATctctcagagatgctttagctgtagaATTCCAGCTTTGGCAGGGAAGTGACCCTTGAGGTCCCTAGCAGCCTACAGTTCTTTGATGGTGAATTACTATGTATGCAAATAGAAATTGTGCATTCATCAGATTTGCACAGTGCCTGTAGGTTGCTGGTTGTGCAACCCAGACATGTAAGGGAACTTGTCACATGTAAGGGAACTTGTCAACATAATCCTCTTTCTCCCCTTCACTCTTACAAAAAGACTTGTTCAGTTGTCTCTGAGTGAGACTAAACAAGGTGGGGGagtgaagaaggcacagtaggTGTCATTGTCTGTTTCCTCCTTAGCTTTTTGCAAGAGGTTGGCAGCAAAGATGAGGCTGATGGGCAGCAGCTGGCAACTGTGCTGACCAGAAGATAAActcaggagggagggagcccatTGCAGCTGCCCTGTTCAAGGGCTCCGCAAAGCCGTGAGCCATCACCAGAAAGGAATTGTCCAGCTTTTCTGTGAGATGAATGTGATTCACAAGCTCTGCCACAAGAGCCTCTTCCCATACCTGTTCAAACCATCTTTTTGTATCTACAATTGTAATGTGGCTGCAGTATTTAGCATGAAGAATTCTGACTGTGGTTGGTATATATAAAATCACTTAGCTATGTGTAAACCCCAAAGTTTCtacctttgttgttctttttaatttttcagattaAGAATGTTTAACGTCCAATCCCGACTGacaaaagaggagaagaggagtcTGTCCTATTTGGTGGGAAGCAAACAGTTTAGCCTTCTTTATAAAGGAAGTGTTCATGGCTATAACGCTAATGCATTTCATAGCATATGCAACCGCCAGGGCCCAACTGTAGTTGTGGGATACAATGGAAGTGGTTATATTTTTGGAGGCTTTACCGTTGAGAGTTACACTTCCTCTGAGGGATATCTGAATGACGGAaaagctttcctcttcagactgAAAGGGAAAAATGGGGAGCTTGGCCCTCTGAAAATCCCAGTTAAAATTGCCAATCAGGCTGTGTATGACCATAGTCAAAATGGTCCCAATTTTGGAGACAGTGCCCTGATATTCCTGTCAGAAAATGGTGCAGCAGTAGCCACAAAAGCTGGCAGTGCCACTTATACCTTCTCTGCAGAGGACTTACATGGCAATGACCATGTCCTTTCGGAATGTGAAGTATACCGAGTAGAAGGTgagttaaaacaattttttaaagaatttctctTTTGAAGCCAGTTGActttcattttaaagatttttctttgttttcccttaGATGTTGGTGATATGATGGAAAAGCCATGGAGGAAAATTGAATGGACACCTGGGTATGTTTATGACATGAGCAATCTTTGTAATAACCGGTGACCACACCTTTTTATGAGGTAGCCTTTCCAAAGGTACTCTTCCCCAgactgttggactacagttcccatctcCAGTCATCATCCTTCTACAGTTCATTTCGTGTGAAGACTTAGATTGAAGAAAGCAAATGTAATGTGTCTAGAGAGCAGTGCTTGAAATAAGGTTCTTCCTCAGAGTTTTCTGCATCTGTGTAGATGTCATCTCAGCAGCAGTTGCTCCACTGGCATGGtaggaataataaaaaaaacatattttatattacattatataatatataatcttTCAGATTATATAAAGCATAAAGGTCATGGCATCTGTCCTTCACTTCCTTAAAGGAAGTGTGCAATGGTAGCAAGCCAGATGTTACTggttgcaactctcagaagctttaGCTAGTAGGGGTGgttctttctgcttttttggattgcaactcccataattttcCTAGAAAGCAGAGTTCTGGGAGATACAACCAAAAGAGGAGTTTACAGAGCAGCTTTCAGTACTTATGTGAGTCTCTTGTTATCGTTTGCTTTTCAAGAAGGAGGAAACTGCCCCAATGCTGCCTGGAAGTTGCAAGGCTTTGTGGGAAAAGAAATCCTTTGAGAGATGCTATCTGTAGAATCTAATGGGCAGTGAGGCTATCTGTCCCATGAAGCCGTGGGACTCCTATGGAGCCTTGTGACTTCCTAGTCAGCACAAGGACAATTTCTTCCTTCTTAAAAGGCAAGTAATGGCAATGGAGACCAATGTACTCAGGTACTGGAACCCACAAGTTTCTGTTGCTTTTGAGCCACACTTCTTCAAGACAATACATGGACAATAGCCATCTAATTGCACAGGGACCCTCTGCTTTCCCCATGTGCCTGAAAATACAGAGAGGGACAAACTGGGGAGAAATGGGTTGCGAGGTCCATGAGATTGCATGTCtccaagaaaaaggagaaggtgTGTCCTTTATATGTGTCCTGCACCTGAGGAAGTAAGTGGTAATTCATGAAACATATCTCTTAATCTTAAAGTTGTTGCATGACTTTGTGTTCTTTTACAATTTAGTTGGACTGGAAAGTATCTACTGCTTATGTACTGCTTGATTTAAAGCTGGGTGTCTCAACTGTAATTTCTATCCTGGATGAGTACATTTATAAATACCGCCACCTGTCTTCTTAAACTGAAAATGTTTTTGCTCCTCGGATTCCCTTGTCTTTTGTAAAAGAAATAGTGTGCACTGAATtacatattcgcgaaggctttcactgccgggatctaatggttgttgtgggtttttcaggttctttggccgtgttctgaaggttgttcttcctaatatttcaccagtctctgtgactggcatcttcagtcctcattaggaagaacaaccttcagaacacatccaaaaaacctgaaaaccccacaacaaacaCTGAATTATATTAACTTTTGGGCGCAGGAAAACTTCACCTTACAGCAACTTGGTAATGGTTATTTACAAGGCTCTTTCCCCTGACCTACCTTCTCTGATTGTTTATACAGTCTTCCTCTGCCGTTTTAATCTTGCCTTCCGCCATCACCATAAGTTAGCGTATCAAACTATACTAGCTTCTGTGGCTACCAGATTAAAACGTGTCTTACTGTCttatcaggaaaagaaaagaactgatGAACCAAATAGCAAGTTACAAGCCTCCCTTGAATTCGGTGCAGCAAGTTCGAGTTCTGTTCCTTGGGCCAGTTGGAGCTGGGAAGTCCAGCTTTTTCAACTCTGTGAATTCTGTGTTCCGGGGCTATGTGACAAGTCAAGCCATAGCAGGATCAGATTCTGGAAGTGTGACGCTGCAGGTATCTCCACACAAACAAATCTTAACACTTAGATACATTCAGTCACTTCATAGCTTTCACAGCTCTTTTTCTTAACGATTTAAATGCCCCTGTCACAGACTTCCTGGCAAAGGTACAAACAACAAAGACAATTTGGTACCTATACTTTGTtaaggatttggcgacaggaaaaatgCGCAGaattattgaagacacttacaagttcttcttcttttgcaagacggttatatttacaatatttacaagtatttacaggcaggcatcacatcagcatggcaggaactctttacacaaacggacatagtggattgcagcaaatggtggagagagaagagaatgatacaaagacactgttcacttatatacatgtacatggcttctctagtccaatcagaatactgtacacatgacttcatcttctgcacctggtgtcttctcatttccagacattgcatcatcttctcagtAGTCAGaatgactcagcatacacacatctgtgcacaatggcagctcgttaataatacatttatccaggttcaggcctacaaaatttctatattctgacatacTTCCAGCTAATCAGTGGTCTGGTTCTACTCACACTGAAAAAAACCATCATAGGTTTACATGTGAAAAGAATGTGAGGGTGTAGTAAACAGGTATGTTGGGAAGTGTTTGAGTCTTGAGTCCCAAGGCCAAGActctggcaccaagtcccaagtctgagtccttggtaccaagtcttgagtcccaaactccaagtctgaatccctattaTAAACAAGgtttttcccccagaaagaagATAGTGGATGGGTGGATTCTGACTTGCGAGTCATGTCCAAGACATTGAAAAAAACCAGAGTCGAGTCTAATCCAAGTCACCGGTGTGACTTATGTCCGACTTGACAGACAGTCCTGCGACTTGCATCCCCATCCGTGGTAATAAACCACGAACTAACCATTATTCAACAATGTGACCCAACagcaaaaaagcaaatgcaacaCTAGATTTGATCCACAGAAGTACAATATACAATTGCTTAGTTTTTTGTTTACCCATGTGCTTTCAAATGAAATATAATGTAcctttcatttgttgttgttgttgtgggagAAAATTCTGGAGGTTTGCCTGTTTTTCAGGAGTGGCCAGAGTCCTATTGTGGATTTATAATTGCATAAGGGAAATTGTGGGAGTGTTTGTGGCATACTGTTGCTTGGGTTTCTGGGCATCTGCCTGGCCATAAGGAGCTGAAatggcaccttgttaattagcagcaacttgCCTCAAAGACTTACACAATGACCTTTGTGGAAGTAGAACTCAACAGTAAGATTCCAGTGAGTATGTCTGAAGAATTAGCTTTCTTAGTGAAATCATTTCATGTGGAATTGCAGAATTACTCAACAAATTAGAAAATAGCAGATCATTGAGGCTGGGTGATAAATCCAGCCtcaataaattagttatcaattctttagtcagaattgatttagAAAAGACCATCTTTTCTAAAAGAGTATCAGTATGGATCTTAGATAATAAAATGCCTCAGTAATTTTTCAGATCAGAGAACAActgttttccttgttcttttgtgGCTGCACTTTGAACTGTATATCATGTACTAAGCAAAAATGTTGATAAGGCAATGCAGTATTATTCAGGAGCGATAACACAAGCTGTAAAGTATTCTGAAAGGATCTTTATAAATTAAGACAGCAgtaaaaggcaacaaaaagaGACATAAGATTCAGCATAGAAAAGTGAAGAGTGTTCACATATAcagattaaatattagccaaggttttTAAAGATAAACGTGATATTATATTGCTATATATTGCTATTTTACTTCCAAACTAACCAGACCCACCCTTTCAGAACAAGGCTCCGAGGTAAAGTTTATCATTCTCTATATAACCACATGTTGTTTTCACTGTTGTTACCTTTAATCATGGTTGCTGCTTACGAAAATAAGCTTGGGTCCCCTTGTATCAGTATTTGATCTCTATATTTGCAAAGTGAAAGCAAAGTGGACAAGAATGTATTTAAATATTGGTTTCTTTGCCATTTTCAAAAtctaaaaaaaaagtacagaacCTATCAAGTGAAAAATGGAAGCAACGGAAAGCCATTACCCATCACCTTCTGTGACACTATGGGACTAGAAGAAAAACAAGGAGCTGGTCTGAATATTGAAGAAGTGGGCAATCTGTTACAGGGACACATTCCTGATAGATATCAGGTAGGATGGATCACTTGGTACTCCATACAGTAGCTCACTTGAAATAAAGGTGTATTTGTGCAGGATTCTCCACTCAGGTGAACTAAAAGCCACCGGTTTAAGAGTAATAACTTGTCAGCTGGAAACAGCCAGATTCCCACATCAAGTCACTCACCCACAGAATTCCATGAAAGCAAGATGGGAGTGGGTGGTAAGCTGCCTATATGAAGGAGTGTTCCCTCCTCCACTCACTGTGGTAGCTTGAAAGCTGTCTTTTAACAATAGCTTTCCATAATGTGGCAATACGTACAGGAGCCAGATGGCAAGTTGTCACAAAACATATTGCCGTATTTGAAATGTAGACCTGTTCCTGCCTGGATGTGTGGACTGGCATTTTAGCTCTGGTTGCCATAGGAAACCTCTGTCAGTTCTTAGCATTTAGGTATGTAAACAGTTTATGTTGAAACATATTTGTTTAGTTGGAGGGTTTTAGTCAGTTTTtgtatttctccttctttctttttaacttttctaAACATGATGAAAATGAACATTTTCTAATGACAAAGTTATTGTTCTTGCTTCACTTAAAATGGTGAACATTGTCTACAGTCTCATCCCCAGTTCCTGGCAGAAGAGGGCAGTCATGGATGACTTTGAGTGTGTTCTCCTTGACTAAACTCATCCGTTTCTGTTAAATAGGCTCAGGGGCAAAAGTACATTCATCAGTTATGATACTCTCTTTCTTGACATGTGATATTAAGGTGCCATTATATGACCATTTAATGCATATCATTTTATATAGTACAAGAGAATTGGCCTCTTGTATTAGGATCTAAGTAGCACAACAGagtagctggaccataaagaaagcagaccgccgaagaattgatgtttttgaattgtggtgctggaggaggctcttgagagtcccctggactgcaaggagaacaaacctatcaattctaaaggaaatcaaccctgaatgctcactggaaggacagatcctgaagctgaggctccagtactttggccatctcatgagaagataagattccttggaaaagaccttgatgttaggaaagtgtgacagcaagaggagaaggggacgacagaggatgagatggctggacagtgtctgtgaagcaaccaacatgaatttgacccaactctgggaggctgtggaagacaggagggcctggtgtgctctggtccatggggtcacgaagagtcggacaaacaactaaacgaacaagcacaacagaaaaaaacaaaaaacaaagcaaagcaaaaaatgaaaagagaaaagattcaaaaaggagagaggaataGACAAGACACACATATACAGTTTAATGTAGGTTACATGTGTTTAGACAGGACATATTGTTACAtagcttttctgtttctctcctcaCAAAGAGATGCATAGAAGCACAGATACATTTGTTCTTATTGGAGTAATTTATTTGCATCTACTGAGAACACATTTTTCTAGAATTGTAGATACTTCTCTAGCACTTTTTTCTACTAATACTGTATCTGTAACTTTACTAGCTAGCTTTCTTTTAACATGGTTGCCATTACTTTTTGCCTTTTCAGTTTAATCCAACTATTGCTATGCAGTCCGATTCACTGGGCTACGTCAAATGCCCATCTTTGAAAGACCAGATTCATTGTGCCGTGTTTGTTATTGACGGCTCCAAGGTTGAAATCCTCCCTGAGATGCTGGAAGGAAAGCTGAGAGAAATCAGACAAAAAATCAACAAGCTTGGtcagtttttttttacattgatgTTTAGAGAAGCCAGAAACCTGTATGTGATGGGGTGATGTTGTCTTGCTCAAATACTGCCAAGTCCTCTGTGGCGGTGGAGAGAAATGCTGGCACtcgaagaaggaagaaagggaggaaagacagCAAACAAGCCTCCTTTATATCTTCTGGGTGATGTGAGGGACAATTTGCTAATGCCCAaaagttttctgtttttaaatttagcTACTGGGtgcagtaacattttgttgtTTCTGAAGTTGGAGAATCATTCTTCCAGTATTGGCAATCTTCACCCATTCAAGGCCAGTCTCCCAGCAAGTGGCCTTAGATGGATGATGTTTGCCCACCCATGCTCTAGAAATGCAACAGATCTCAAATAGATGGTTTCTGAACTGTGGGAGAGCACAAAGCATTGATTGTTAGCTTGTTGAACAAAGCCTCATATCCAGAAAAGATTGCACTGCCTTCACTTGGACTGACAGCCTAGTCAGAAATAAATGATCGGGGATTTTGTGATATAAAAATATTACACTCAAACTGGGATGTACTATGAGCAGTTATGCAGATCAAATGGGTCCTGGGGAGTTTTAGATTGTATTTGCCCTGTTTTTAGTCTAGACTCTAGGTGTCTCTCTGGCCCTTGGAAGCAGAGATTACAAGCAAACTGGACTTCTCAGGATGAATCAGTTTGCCAGGCAAGTCTTGCTATctgagctctgcagttctaagatgatgatgatggaacaagaaggcaatgatttttttttcctgaaaagctTAAGACTCTGTAAAATTCAAATGTAGAGCCCCTAGATTCTTTCTCTATTAATGTACATGAAATTGGCAAGAAAGGATTTTTCGTCGAATTAGTGCTGATGCACACTTGTGATGCAAGAGACTTGGAAATCCATGTTTTGCAGTAACTATTTTTTTTGTAACTTATTTTCTCCCAATAGCTGTGCCACAACTTGTAATAATAACTAAAGTGGATGCAGTTTGTCCTTCTCTTGAGGAAGACTTTTCAGATGTGTATAGAAGCCAAGCTGTCACGAGACAGGTAAA
This sequence is a window from Pogona vitticeps strain Pit_001003342236 chromosome 4, PviZW2.1, whole genome shotgun sequence. Protein-coding genes within it:
- the LOC110091231 gene encoding interferon-induced protein 44-like isoform X1; translated protein: MFNVQSRLTKEEKRSLSYLVGSKQFSLLYKGSVHGYNANAFHSICNRQGPTVVVGYNGSGYIFGGFTVESYTSSEGYLNDGKAFLFRLKGKNGELGPLKIPVKIANQAVYDHSQNGPNFGDSALIFLSENGAAVATKAGSATYTFSAEDLHGNDHVLSECEVYRVEDVGDMMEKPWRKIEWTPGKRKELMNQIASYKPPLNSVQQVRVLFLGPVGAGKSSFFNSVNSVFRGYVTSQAIAGSDSGSVTLQYRTYQVKNGSNGKPLPITFCDTMGLEEKQGAGLNIEEVGNLLQGHIPDRYQFNPTIAMQSDSLGYVKCPSLKDQIHCAVFVIDGSKVEILPEMLEGKLREIRQKINKLAVPQLVIITKVDAVCPSLEEDFSDVYRSQAVTRQMEVTAERLGIPLSQIVPVKNYCSEIELRDDVDILLLMAVRQMLRLAESYFDNFPFDYTPKIDYYTEE